Below is a window of Mycobacteriales bacterium DNA.
CCTCGCTCGTCCGCGGGCACAACCACGTCACTCGAATGGCCTAGTGATCGCGGCCGTCGTGGGCCGAGGGCCTACGTATGGGCGTAACCAATCGCGCACAGGGAGACCTGAACCGGGTATCGAGGGGCGGTGCACGAGGATCGGCAGCAGGCGCCCTGTTTGCGTCACGAAGCGGCATCGCGCGCTATAGGCCATCGCCGCGTCTGTACTCGCTGATGTTCGTAGCGCTTTTGGGCGCTATTTCTGGGATTCTTCCTGGCGCTGCGGGCTCGCCTGCCACACATGGGCGATCGAACACCAGCGCGATTGCCGTGCGCGTGCGCGGAAATGAGCTCGTGGATTCAGCTGGGCGTCCCGTTCGACTCCTGGGCGTTGATGCGACGGGCACCGAAGATGCGTGTGTGCTGAATAGCCGTACTGTGTCGTGGGGGCGCGACAACAGCGCGGAGGCAGGCCATATCGCTTCTTGGGGAGCGAACGCAGTCCGCGTGCCGCTCAACGAGGACTGCTGGCTCGGGATCAACCGCGCCCCCGACGACTACACGGCCGCCTACTACAGAGCATCGGTGAAGCGTTGGGTACACAACCTCAATGCTGCCGGCCTCCTCGCGATTCTCGATCTTCATTGGTCGGCGCCGGGCAGGTTCAGGGCCACCCAGCAGTGGCCCATGCCAGATTTCGGCCACTCGATTCGCTTTTGGACGAGCGTGGCGACCATGTTCGCCTCAACCCCCGGAGTGCTGTTCGATCTCTTCAACGAACCCTATGTAGGCAAGAGCCGGCCCACAACTCGCGACTGGCAGTGTTGGAGGGACGGCTGCACGAAACGCTTCGACGTGTGCACGACAACCCCCGGAATCCCGAAGTGCAGGGCGGTTCGGTACCGGGCGGCCGGAATGCAGCAGCTCCTACTGGCGGTGCGAGCCGTTGGCGCGCGGCAGCCTGTGCTCGTGGGCGGTTTGAACTGGGCCCAGGATCCGTGCGGTATCAAAGACAACGATGGCAATGGCGGGCGCTGTATGTGGCTTCGATACGCGCCGACCGATCCGCTCAGCCAGCTTGCTGTCAGTCTGCACACCTACAACTGGGGGGCGTGCACGACACCATCATGTTGGAGGGCGAGCGTGCTGCCAGCGGCCCGGCGAGTGCCAGTCGTCACGAGCGAGTTCGGCGAGCGAAACTGCGGTAGCACTTTTGATGCCAAGTTCATGACATGGGCCGATGCGCATGAGATCTCCTACCTTGCATGGTCCTGGCAGCCACTCTCGCGATCGGCGCGTTGCAGCGACAACAATCTCGCCTTGCTCTCGAATTGGGACGGATCGCCCAACAGGACGCCGTCCGCGGGGGCTGCTATTCGGCGGCATCTTCTGGAACTAGCTCGACATGCCAGGCACTAGCCTCGCGCACCGGGCAAGAGCCTGCGTGCGCCCAGTCGGCCTAACCCGCTCCGTGGACCAGCACACGCGCGGCCGAGACCGCTTAGGCGCGAGCCGATCGTCCTACGCGCCGTTCAGTGCGTACCCGAACAACTCGAAGTCGCATTCGTAGACCTTCGCAAGATACACACGATCACTCAGCGCGATCTCTGGCGAGTCGGTCGACCCTTTGGAGGCGTTTCGCATTGCGAGCGTAGCGCCAGTGATGTGGAGGGTCTTGAGCAGTGCCTCTACATCGGTGTTCAGTTGCTCGAAGCGACCGACGTAGTCGACTTCGAGACGGCCTGACTCATCAGCGAGATACTTGGCCTGAGGCCACATCGCCATGTCTTCAAGGGCGAGGGGATGACGGATGAAGTCAGAGAACGCTTGGGCCTGCTGGTAGGCGCGCATGGCGGGCCAAAGTCTGGGATCGCCGCCTCGACGCCCAATCGGGCTCCAGTACCAGACGGCTCGTATCCCAGGGTGTTGGCGCTCCCTCGACATGCGTGCGATATATGAGTAGACCGAATACGCACGACTGTAGGGGTGTCGAACGAATCCAACCTTGGCATATGTAGACCAGCGAGCTGCGGTCATGGCGGCTTTGATCTCAGACGCCGTAGCGTGCTTGCCCAGTTGGTAGAGTTGTCTGTCGCCAGACGTTATGAGCATGCGCCGCCATCCCTGGAAGTCGTTCTCTACCAACACGTCCTTCACTCCGACGAAGGGCGCGATCGCGCGCACGATCGCGTCGCCGGCCGTTTTCGGCACGTGCACAAAGATGAAGCGGTTTTCGTGTGAAACGATCATGATGTCCTCCGGGCGAGCCCGCTCGACCATCGGATGGGTGCCTCGTCACCCGGCATTCTCGTGTTCTCGGTTGGCGTCGCTGACTCGGCGGACAGAACACCGCCTCGCCGAAGGCGCAAGAGCCGCACCGCCCCCCAGACGCCGAAGCCTGCGCCAAGGGCTGCTCTCAGCGCGAGCCACAGTCCGAATGTGGGCACGGCTACTGCGCCGGCAGCACCTAACGCCGTGAACAGAATCGTGATTGCCGTTGCGCTGTCGGGGCCCGGCAGTTGTGTCCGCTTGCGCGCCACGCGGGCGGAGCCCCACCACAACACTCCGTAAGCCACCAGCGTCGCCAGGGCGGAACCCGTGATGCCGATTGATGGCACCAGTACGAGGTTCAGAAGGAGACACGCCAGCGCGGCCGATGCGGAGGCGGCCGCTAGGGCTGACGTTTGCTTGAACCACAAGAGAACTCGCATGTTCGCGCAGTATCCGGCGAACGGAACTGCCGCAAGCGCGATGATCGCCACAACGTCGGTCAGCTTGTACGCGCGATAGCTGACGGGAACGTAGAAGCGAAGAACCACCGGAGCTGCAAGCGTCATCGCGAGGCACAACGGGAGAAGTAGACGGAAGACCCCATCTCGCAGATGCGCTAGAACGCGCCAGCGGACCTGGTCGTCGCGGATCGCGAACAGTCGCGGCTCCCATGAGAGGTCCACTGCGCCAAGCAACATAACCAACATGCAGGCGGCGTTGTACGTAACCTGGTAACGGGCCATGGCGCTCTGCCCTAGGTCGTTGAAGATTATGAGCCGCCCGCTCGCGTTCAATAAGAATGCGGCGAGCGTGTGCGGAACGAGGGGCACCCCGTACCGAAGGGCTGCGGTCGACCTGCGCAGGCGTCGAACTCCGCGCAGTCGAGGGGTGACGAACGCTAGTCCCACGCAGACAGCTGCTGCTTGCCCGATCGCGAGGCCTAATACGTACGAACGCGCCGTGGCCCCTTGGGCGAGGACCATCGCAACACCGCACAGTTGCGTACCGAGAGCCTGGATGCAGCTGGTTGCTGCGAAGGGACCGAGCCTGTCCTGCGCCCGTAGGAGTGCCAATTGCACGCGGTTGAATGCCGCTAGGCCCGCCCAAGCTATGGTCAGCCTCAGCATTCCCGCGCTGAAGCCAAGGAGACCTGACCACGCGCTGGCCGTAGCAATCAATATCAACGCGGCGGAAGTCACGAGCAATAAGGCGACCGCAAGGAGTTCGCGCGCCGCGTCCGGGCCTCCATCCTCAACGTAGAAACGTTGAGTCGCGAAGTCCAACCCGAATGTGACAACCGCTGCCAGGACCGGCATCAGCACGATCGAGGCCGCCGCCGTTCCGAAACTCCGTGCGCCCAGAAGTCGAGTAACGACAGGCGTGCTCAAGACAGCCGCAGCCGGCTGAAACGCCCAGACAGCAACATAGAGAGACCCGCGGCCGAACAGTGCACTAACTGTTTCGCTGATCTCGACGTCTGCTGCGCTAGACGGTACTTCGTTGACCATCATCCGCGTCGGCCCGCGCTAGTCATGTGGCGTAGACGCGCCGCATGAGGCCCCGCCGCAAAGACGAAAGAGTTCTGCACTGTTGGTCTTGCTGACTAGGCGCCACTGCCCAGATGCGCCGATCTGGCCTGCGAAACGCCAGTACTCCGCAAGTGTGGCCAGTCCGACTTGGTCCATCGCAATCGCTGGCTCGGTCGCGACCAGCACGTAGACGCCCGCATCGCCTTTGCTCGTCGCTTGGTGCGACATGGAGTGGGGCCAGAATCGGCGGTAACTAGCGGCTGCGTTGAACTGATTGGGGCGACTACCGTCCGCGACGCTTGCGTAGTATTTGTACGTGAACTCGGAGTAGTTTGCGCCGGCCATGAGTGG
It encodes the following:
- a CDS encoding polysaccharide biosynthesis C-terminal domain-containing protein; translated protein: MMVNEVPSSAADVEISETVSALFGRGSLYVAVWAFQPAAAVLSTPVVTRLLGARSFGTAAASIVLMPVLAAVVTFGLDFATQRFYVEDGGPDAARELLAVALLLVTSAALILIATASAWSGLLGFSAGMLRLTIAWAGLAAFNRVQLALLRAQDRLGPFAATSCIQALGTQLCGVAMVLAQGATARSYVLGLAIGQAAAVCVGLAFVTPRLRGVRRLRRSTAALRYGVPLVPHTLAAFLLNASGRLIIFNDLGQSAMARYQVTYNAACMLVMLLGAVDLSWEPRLFAIRDDQVRWRVLAHLRDGVFRLLLPLCLAMTLAAPVVLRFYVPVSYRAYKLTDVVAIIALAAVPFAGYCANMRVLLWFKQTSALAAASASAALACLLLNLVLVPSIGITGSALATLVAYGVLWWGSARVARKRTQLPGPDSATAITILFTALGAAGAVAVPTFGLWLALRAALGAGFGVWGAVRLLRLRRGGVLSAESATPTENTRMPGDEAPIRWSSGLARRTS
- a CDS encoding cellulase family glycosylhydrolase, whose translation is MFVALLGAISGILPGAAGSPATHGRSNTSAIAVRVRGNELVDSAGRPVRLLGVDATGTEDACVLNSRTVSWGRDNSAEAGHIASWGANAVRVPLNEDCWLGINRAPDDYTAAYYRASVKRWVHNLNAAGLLAILDLHWSAPGRFRATQQWPMPDFGHSIRFWTSVATMFASTPGVLFDLFNEPYVGKSRPTTRDWQCWRDGCTKRFDVCTTTPGIPKCRAVRYRAAGMQQLLLAVRAVGARQPVLVGGLNWAQDPCGIKDNDGNGGRCMWLRYAPTDPLSQLAVSLHTYNWGACTTPSCWRASVLPAARRVPVVTSEFGERNCGSTFDAKFMTWADAHEISYLAWSWQPLSRSARCSDNNLALLSNWDGSPNRTPSAGAAIRRHLLELARHARH
- a CDS encoding sulfotransferase family 2 domain-containing protein, with the protein product MVERARPEDIMIVSHENRFIFVHVPKTAGDAIVRAIAPFVGVKDVLVENDFQGWRRMLITSGDRQLYQLGKHATASEIKAAMTAARWSTYAKVGFVRHPYSRAYSVYSYIARMSRERQHPGIRAVWYWSPIGRRGGDPRLWPAMRAYQQAQAFSDFIRHPLALEDMAMWPQAKYLADESGRLEVDYVGRFEQLNTDVEALLKTLHITGATLAMRNASKGSTDSPEIALSDRVYLAKVYECDFELFGYALNGA